The sequence below is a genomic window from Leptotrichia trevisanii DSM 22070.
TGTTAAGCAAATAACAGAAAATAATATACAAAACATTATCTTGCCTCCTGCCATATTTGAAAATATCGTGAAATTTTGTAAAGATGAAAAAATAATACTTGAAAATGTCCAAAAGGTATACACAGGTGGAGCACCTGTCTTTTACAGCCTTATGAAAAAGATTAAAGAAGTTTTTACAAATGCTAAAATTATAGCTTTGTATGGAGCGTCAGAGGCTGAACCCATATCAGTATTAAATTTTGAAGACATAACAGAAGAAGATATTGAAAATATGAAAAATGGCGAAGGGCTTCTGGCTGGAAAAATTGTTAATGAAATAGAACTTAAAATAGAAAAATTAGAGGAAACAGCTGAAAAAAATAAAATCCTAAAAGATAACAATGTTGAAGATTTTTCAACATTAAAAGGTGAAATACTTGTAAAAGGAGAAAATGTAGTTAACGGTTACTTAAATGTTGAGAAAAATCCCAATGAAAACTGGCATAAAACAGGAGATATGGGATATATTAACAAAAAAGGGCAACTTATACTGCTTGGAAGGGTTAAAGGGCGAATACAGATTGAAGAAAACATTTATTATCCTTTTACTGTAGAAACTGCCTTTTCATTTTGCAAAAACTTGAAAAAGTCAGTCCTTACTTCCAAAAATAATAAATTATATCTTTTTGCCGAAAGAAATCCTGAATTTAAAGGAAATTTATCTGAGGATAATGAAATTAAAGGGCTAAAAGAAAAATTTGGAATATTTAAAATAATCGAAACTGAAATTCCTATGGACAAAAGACATAACAGTAAGACGGATTATAAAAGGCTGGAAGAGATAGTTGAAAAACTTTAAAAATTTAGATTCAGAAAGGAAATTTTATGAAAACAGAAGCAAAAGAATTAATTCAGGAAGGATTAAAATTATTTTCATTATATGACAGAAGAGCTTTGAAAAGATTTTATCTTTCAGCAGAAAAAAGTGAGGCAGACTTGTCATATCTCGATGAAAAGTATCAGACTCATATGCGTTCTAAAGCAAGAGGACTGTTTTTTGATTTTTTAGGAGGAGTCATAGAAAGCATTGCATCTTCAGGAACTCCATTCAGCCATTCTCTTGATAGAGCTATGCGTAATGAAAAATTTGCACAATACAATGAAAAAAAATTAATATTAAGATATAAAATTAAAGATTTTCTTGAAAAAACACCGGTAGACAGTAATACAGGATATTTACTTTCCATGATTGACTTCTATTGTCAGTAAAATTGTTGTAATTATAATATTGTAAGAGGAGAAAATAAAAATGAACGAAAGTAATATAAATTCAAAAAAATCAATAATCCAAAATATAAAAAACTTCAAAATATATCTAAATGAGCGATTCCCATTAGGAAAAAACTCTTTTTTCGTATTAATTTTTACTTTGTCAGGATATATTTATACAAGTTTATTATACAATTCAAAAATTATGTATCTTTTTACAAACGGAATTAAAATAGGGATATTTCAATATAAAATAATCGCTCTATTTATCATAATTTTTATGTTTTTCTTTCAATTAAGAATTACAGATGAATTTAAGGATTATGAAGAAGACTTAAAATATAGGGCTTACCGTCCTGTCCAAAGAGGTGTAATTTCGTTAAAAACATTGAGAAAAATAGGAATTGCAACTGTTATAATACAAATAATGCTTGCACACGTTATAGATCCTGAAATTATCTATTTTATGATATTTGTATGGATTTATATGTTCTTAATGGCAAAGGAATTTTTTATAAAAAAATGGCTTACAAAAAGAATTTTGATTTATGCTCTCTCCCACGTTGTAATAATGGTATTCATTACTCTTGTTATTGTAGAAGCTACACAATACATTGTACCAAAAAATATTTTTGACGTTTTTATATTACAACGGTATAGACATAATATTGATTTTGCATTAATTCCTCTTTTTGCATTAAATTATTTAAATGGAATCGTACTGGAAATAGGAAGAAAAACGAGAAGAGCTGATGAAGAGGAACATGGAGTGCAGACATATAGCAAACTTTGGGGGAGAAAAAAGGCTGTGATTATTTTAAGCCTACTTTTTATTATTGAATATTTTTTTGTCATCCTTGGGCTTGCCCATACTTATGAAAAATATTTTTTATTCAGTGGATTAACATTGCTTATAATATTTATAATTTCGATATATTTTATGGTAAAATTTTTGAAAAAGGATTTATCAGGAAAGATTGTAGAAACTGTGTCGGGACTTTGGATTATTTTTTCAAGTATGAGTATGGGGCTTCTTCCGTATTTATTTTTTAGTTTAACAAAATAAAAAATGATTTATCTGTTTTTTATCAGTTACATCGAATAAAAAGTATAAATTTTAGAATTTTGTCAGTTATATCGAATAAAATTTTAAAAATAACTTTTTTATCAGTTATATCTGTGGTATAATTTATTCGAGGTGATAAATATGATAAAAAGAGAAATTTATATAAAAAAAATAATTCCTTTTATTGATAAAGATGTAGTGAAAGTTTTGACAGGAATTAGGAGAAGTGGAAAATCGTATATGTTAAAATTAATCATGGAAGAACTAAAAAATAACGGGATTACTCATGAACAATTTATAAATATTAATTTTGAAAATCTGAAAAATAAACATTTAACTACTACTGAAACTCTTCATGAATATATTATTGATAAATATAAAAAAATAAATAAAAAATGCTATATCTTTCTAGATGAAATTCAGGAAGTTAAAGAATGGGAAAAATGTATAAATTCCTTGAGATCAGATGACAATTATCAATTTGATATTTATATTACAGGATCAAATGCGAAACTTTTGTCTGGGGAACTTTCAACTTATTTGGCAGGCAGATATGTTGAATTTGTGATATATCCTTTTTCTTTTAACGAATTTTTGGAAGCATTAAACAACACAAAGAAAAATACAAATATAAGGGAGGCTTTTCATAATTACATAAGACTTGGCGGAATGCCTTTTTTACATAATTTGAATTTTGATACTGAAGTATGTATGCA
It includes:
- a CDS encoding AMP-binding protein, yielding MTIIDKIKDLRKQYPDNTALFDLKTGNKITFTQIDTKSDEICSYLIQKGFEKGNKIVVFVPIGIEFYLILTAIFKMGLQAVFIDPYAGIEHINKCCEMISPDGIIGSGKTLLKGFFLKGIRKIGKKINYIKMMEHSEKLSIYEKNKNQKIIQNEKIDGNTPALISFTSGSTGFPKIIMRTHEFLLGQHNVLEKNLKFEKETAVYSSFPIFLLSHMATGTTTFIPDLNWRKPVESDFRNIVKQITENNIQNIILPPAIFENIVKFCKDEKIILENVQKVYTGGAPVFYSLMKKIKEVFTNAKIIALYGASEAEPISVLNFEDITEEDIENMKNGEGLLAGKIVNEIELKIEKLEETAEKNKILKDNNVEDFSTLKGEILVKGENVVNGYLNVEKNPNENWHKTGDMGYINKKGQLILLGRVKGRIQIEENIYYPFTVETAFSFCKNLKKSVLTSKNNKLYLFAERNPEFKGNLSEDNEIKGLKEKFGIFKIIETEIPMDKRHNSKTDYKRLEEIVEKL
- a CDS encoding UbiA family prenyltransferase; translation: MNESNINSKKSIIQNIKNFKIYLNERFPLGKNSFFVLIFTLSGYIYTSLLYNSKIMYLFTNGIKIGIFQYKIIALFIIIFMFFFQLRITDEFKDYEEDLKYRAYRPVQRGVISLKTLRKIGIATVIIQIMLAHVIDPEIIYFMIFVWIYMFLMAKEFFIKKWLTKRILIYALSHVVIMVFITLVIVEATQYIVPKNIFDVFILQRYRHNIDFALIPLFALNYLNGIVLEIGRKTRRADEEEHGVQTYSKLWGRKKAVIILSLLFIIEYFFVILGLAHTYEKYFLFSGLTLLIIFIISIYFMVKFLKKDLSGKIVETVSGLWIIFSSMSMGLLPYLFFSLTK